ATACCATTCATGCTAACTGCTGTTATGATCTGGAAAGTAAAGTTCATGATTTGAAGATTGTTCTAGATGATTGGATTCGCTTTCGAAACCGTGTATCAAAGAGCAATGCAACGGAAAAAATTGCTTTGAGGTGGCCACAGAAGTGCACAGAACATACAGCTCTCGAGTTTTCATAAAGAATTCATATCTAAAGAAAAACActatgcagaatattctatgctAAATATCTTGGTGAATTGCTAAAATGTCCACAATGTCTTGGTGAATTGCTAAATATCTTTGGTTCTTTGTAATAGGTTAGTTGGGTTACTAGTTTTTATGCAATTTTTTAACATGGAACATTATTCTATGCATTTAGAAGTGTAATGAATCTCTCACTTAATCAATCTACTCTCCAGATTCTAGACTTAGGCTTTCTCAGAAAAAACTGATGAGGCTACTTCTTTCAAATTTGCTTCTCTAAGCACAGATACAAATCAGTTAAACTTAAGCAATTGGGTCAAACCACGACCAAAACAATTTGCTTCTTCTACTAAGGTCTCAAACCAAAAGTTTCATACCATCTGCTTTTTCATGACAAAAGCTTTTCGGTCCCAGAAAAGATAATCTTTAGAGTTATTAATAGCGGCCGCTCCAGGCACTATCTCGGGATTCTCTCCTGGTGTGTCAACCCTCCGCTTCGGAGGAGCGGTGATCATACCAGTTTTAGACAGTGGCCAAAAAAGCTGGGATAGCGGGTTACAAAGCGGAGCATTTTCTGGCCTGAAGCAGTTTTGACTTGTTTTTTGCTTTTAGGGCTTTTTTGGCGTTTTCTTCTCTCTCGTCCGCATTTTCACCTTTCTCCATTGCGTTTTTTCTGTTTGTTGCTTCTCACATATTTTTCTCACTCCTCCGCCTCAACTAACACTTCAAGTTAGTTCTCTTCTCTCTATTCTTCTTCTCTGCTTATGTTTCtgcttttttattttgttctctATCTTTATCTTCTCTATTCATTGTTTTTCTATTCGTTCTcatattgttttttctttttcatatcattgtttttttttttcttgcatTTGAATTATATTGATTCTGGGATTAATATATGGACattattcatataattaatccaaaaaattatttaatctaGATTAAATATATAGGGAGATTTTTCATATAAATTAGTTCAAAAAGTTATCTCGTTATTCCATTTTTGGGGTCGGCTGCTCCGCTCCGCTATCTGAGATTAATAACTCTGATCTATATACTAATAACAATACACTTAATCCTAGCATGAACAATCAGTCTTTCACTTGTATCGTTTAGTTTGGTTTCAAATTTCAATCTTGTTAAGGATTTTAGTAACAAGGGAGAAGAAACTTAAGTttccaacaacaaacatcaaatgATAGTACCATACAAAAGTGCATCTTCAGCTTAGAATGTAGAAAAAATCAAACATGAAAAAGACCATAGAAATTAAAATGTAACTAAAAAACAGCCAAGTTGAACATTTCAGCAATACTGAAACAGTGCCACCTTACGAGAAATACTCCAAAAACCAaccaaaagaagaaattaaaacaGATTGTTTTCCTAATGTCAATCACCTATGAGATTATGGATGATATGAACATGGTATTGACTATTGATAGAAACTGGTCCTCTCTAACAGATAATCATTTTCTATCGACACTTAAATTATCCTCAATTTATACCACTAACATGACTGGTATAATCAACATTATAGGAAACCTTAATTGATGCAAGAGGAGGAGTAAAAAAAAATACTGCTGTAAATTTCAGAGAATCAACGACAGATCAAAGTATCGATGCACAAATGAACatgttatataaatataaatatcatTATCATATGAAATGTATATTGAACAATACAAGAGTAGAATCATAAAAGAGCCTACATGCAGAGAAAGCCTCTCACAGGAAAATGCGGAGAATCATACAGAATGCGAGGAATTGTATAGTCAAAATTTTAGCACATCCTATTCATCTATACCCCAGTAATCATCATCCTCTTCCTGCACAGCTATTGGATCGTCCTGCGTGTAGTAGTTGTTGTACCGTCCTCCTCCTGCAGGATTTCCTCCCATAGGACGCCTGAAAAAAATGCAAGACATACAGGTATCAAATTATCTCCGTCAGATTAATTTTACACAGTCAACCAATGACGATCCACGATCGCGTCAAGTCAGACTGAAATATTTAAATTAAGAGTGatataacaaaataataaaataaaagacttCTATTTCTAAAACGAATTatccaaaaaaattttaaaaaaataataaaaaaaaaacatgaaatatAGAAAACATATAACTAGGAAACCTGTTCCTACGATTCCGCTTAGCAGCATCACGAACTCTCCGTTTCTTCTCATCCTGAGGATTCTCAAAAAACTTTCTCCTCTTACACTCCTGAATAACCCCAGCTCTCATAACCTCTCTACGGAACCTACCGAGCAGCCGGTCTTCAGGCTCATCATCTTCAAGAACCACCATAACATTATGATGAGCTGGTAAGTACATGGAGTCGGAATCTGAGAGGTATGAGGCGAAATCGGAAGACAAGTCTTGTGATGGTGGTGAAGATGTGACTGAAGAAGAGGTTTCATTGCGGCTGAGAACAAGGGGGATTGTCTTGCTGCGGTGGTTGTGGTTGTGGTGGTGAGATGGGAAGTGGGAGAGGAGAGGTTGAGGTGGTAGTTGTGGTTTGGTTTGTGGGGAGAGGAAAGGGAAGAAGTTGGAGAAGGAGGTTGAGATAGCCATTGATGTGTTGATGAAAATGATAAGATTGTGGAACTTTTTCtggattttattttatcatatactataataatagttatagttataataataaatgaataaataaataaataaataaataaaatattgtagTTG
The Vicia villosa cultivar HV-30 ecotype Madison, WI linkage group LG6, Vvil1.0, whole genome shotgun sequence genome window above contains:
- the LOC131609284 gene encoding small ribosomal subunit protein bS21c-like, with the translated sequence MAISTSFSNFFPFLSPQTKPQLPPQPLLSHFPSHHHNHNHRSKTIPLVLSRNETSSSVTSSPPSQDLSSDFASYLSDSDSMYLPAHHNVMVVLEDDEPEDRLLGRFRREVMRAGVIQECKRRKFFENPQDEKKRRVRDAAKRNRRNRRPMGGNPAGGGRYNNYYTQDDPIAVQEEDDDYWGIDE